In Candidatus Epulonipiscium viviparus, one DNA window encodes the following:
- a CDS encoding M50 family metallopeptidase, whose amino-acid sequence MVYVIIFVIIFATIVVVHEWGHFIAAKKCGVAVNEFAIGMGPKLWSTKKEETLYTIRLLPIGGYCAMEGENEQSNNPMSLMSKSPLQRMLIFVAGAFMNVILTWVLMLVVLGYNGYNSNVIANVIPDSPIALAGVQADDTIIAIDGVPVTTQTEIMEISSNGNASYNMTIQDPSGTIRNVIVTPQIDANGNRIFGFYSKSARYGFFETIWQSFLETGWMLVEVLQGFWMLISGSLSVKEMAGIVGVAQLTTQVWDASIQESVMYAIMNMARIAAILSANLAVLNLLPFPALDGGRIFFTLIEIVRGKPLNQEKEAMFHFAGFILLMILMVVVLYNDIIRLIA is encoded by the coding sequence TTGGTTTATGTTATAATTTTCGTTATAATTTTCGCAACGATTGTAGTAGTACATGAATGGGGGCACTTCATTGCTGCTAAAAAATGTGGTGTTGCGGTAAATGAGTTTGCAATTGGAATGGGGCCCAAACTTTGGAGTACCAAAAAAGAAGAAACGCTGTACACAATTCGATTATTGCCGATCGGCGGCTATTGTGCCATGGAAGGGGAGAACGAACAATCCAATAATCCCATGTCGCTAATGAGTAAATCACCTTTACAAAGAATGTTAATTTTCGTTGCAGGCGCTTTTATGAACGTCATTTTGACCTGGGTCCTTATGTTGGTGGTTTTGGGATATAATGGATATAATTCAAATGTTATAGCCAACGTTATTCCAGACTCTCCTATCGCATTAGCAGGAGTTCAGGCAGACGATACCATCATTGCCATCGACGGCGTCCCCGTTACAACTCAAACTGAAATTATGGAAATTTCCTCAAACGGCAACGCTAGTTACAATATGACAATCCAAGATCCTTCTGGTACCATCAGAAATGTCATTGTTACTCCACAAATAGATGCGAATGGCAATAGAATTTTTGGTTTTTATTCCAAAAGCGCGCGCTATGGCTTTTTTGAAACTATCTGGCAAAGTTTTTTAGAGACCGGCTGGATGCTAGTTGAAGTACTCCAAGGATTTTGGATGCTTATCTCAGGATCTCTTTCGGTAAAAGAAATGGCAGGTATCGTTGGAGTTGCTCAACTTACAACCCAAGTTTGGGATGCCTCGATCCAAGAAAGCGTTATGTACGCTATTATGAATATGGCTAGAATTGCAGCAATCCTTTCAGCCAACCTAGCTGTCCTCAACCTTTTGCCGTTTCCGGCTCTCGATGGCGGACGAATCTTTTTTACACTCATCGAAATAGTTCGTGGCAAACCTCTCAATCAAGAGAAGGAAGCAATGTTCCACTTTGCTGGCTTTATACTACTGATGATCTTAATGGTTGTAGTATTATATAACGATATTATCAGATTAATCGCATAA